Proteins from one Effusibacillus pohliae DSM 22757 genomic window:
- a CDS encoding transposase: protein MTHFHLTLSAEELHQLLTTHGKLAPSLMQSFLNQLLQKQASEQIQAEPYERTHERTTYRN, encoded by the coding sequence ATGACTCACTTCCATCTTACCCTTTCCGCAGAAGAATTACACCAACTGCTTACAACACATGGCAAACTGGCTCCATCTCTCATGCAGTCGTTTTTGAACCAACTCTTACAGAAGCAAGCATCGGAGCAGATCCAAGCGGAACCCTACGAGCGAACCCATGAACGCACCACGTATCGCAAC